Proteins encoded by one window of Muntiacus reevesi chromosome 6, mMunRee1.1, whole genome shotgun sequence:
- the TSPAN13 gene encoding tetraspanin-13 → MVCGGFACSKNCLCALNLLYTLVSLLLIGIAAWGIGFGLISSLRVVGVVIAVGIFLFLIALVGLIGAVKHHQVLLFFYMIILLLVFIVQFSVSCACLALNQDQQGQLLEVGWNNTASARNDIQRNLNCCGFRSFSPNDTCPASCVKSSHPCSPCAPIIGKYAGEVLRFVGGIGLFFSFTEILGVWLTYRYRNQKDPRANPSAFL, encoded by the exons TTGGTTAGCCTGCTTCTGATTGGAATTGCTGCATGGGGCATCGGCTTCGGGCTGATTTCCAGTCTTCGTGTGGTCGGCGTGGTCATCGCTGTTGGCATCTTCTTGTTCCTGATCGCGTTAGTGGGCCTGATTGGAGCTGTGAAACACCATCAGGTGTTGCTttttttt TACATGATTATTCTCTTGCTTGTATTTATTGTCCAGTTTTCTGTATCTTGTGCTTGTTTAGCGCTGAACCAGGACCAACAG GGTCAGCTCCTGGAAGTTGGTTGGAACAATACAGCAAGTGCTCGGAATGACATCCAGAGAAATTTAAACTGCTGTGGGTTCCGAAGTTTTAGCCCAAATGACACCTGTCCGGCA AGCTGTGTGAAAAGCAGCCACCCGTGCTCACCCTGTGCTCCGATAATAGGAAAATATGCAGGAGAGGTTTTGAGATTTGTCGGTGGCATTGGCCTCTTCTTCAGTTTTACAGAG ATCCTGGGTGTTTGGCTGACCTACAGATACAGGAACCAGAAAGACCCTCGTGCTAATCCTAGTGCATTCCTTTGA